One window of Pseudobacteroides sp. genomic DNA carries:
- a CDS encoding dockerin type I domain-containing protein — MFLKKGFKKCLCFILSSIMILSMTTFNLSVFAAGEKIYKPLPNEYKSISSKQGTIERLSYTWGNATKNFYVYLPYGYNQSDTSKKYNVVYLMHGGGEDETLLFGGPGQNKELKVIIDNMIAKGDIAPAIFVTPSFYKGNNDVATFHQELSKTIIPLVETKYNTYLKSNSTADMKASRDHRAFGGFSMGSVCTWYTYINCLEYIKYYMPLSGDCWAVTGGAGTTGASQTASYLASIPKKYGYKAPHDYKLFCATGTQDQAYPNMKPQIEELKKITDTFIYSNDPIEGNLYFMVANGGTHWWGYVNQYIYNILPDLFKDNQSSTPTNTPTSTPTNTPTNTPNNTPVKNSLDVNNDGAINMGDVIMLAIVFNSIRGDSKYVDTLDLNKDGAINMADVIMIAAKFNTVA; from the coding sequence CTACTTTTAATCTGTCGGTATTTGCAGCAGGTGAGAAAATTTATAAACCACTTCCGAATGAGTACAAGTCGATTAGTTCAAAGCAAGGTACTATTGAAAGGTTAAGTTACACTTGGGGTAATGCTACTAAGAATTTTTACGTCTATCTTCCATACGGATATAACCAGTCTGATACTTCTAAAAAGTATAACGTTGTATATCTGATGCATGGTGGCGGTGAAGATGAGACATTATTATTCGGTGGACCAGGTCAGAACAAGGAATTAAAGGTAATAATCGATAACATGATTGCAAAGGGAGATATTGCACCGGCTATATTTGTTACACCTTCATTTTACAAGGGTAATAATGATGTGGCGACTTTCCATCAGGAATTGAGCAAAACAATTATTCCATTGGTTGAAACCAAATATAATACATATTTAAAATCAAATAGTACTGCGGATATGAAGGCTTCCAGAGATCACAGGGCATTTGGCGGATTCTCAATGGGTTCGGTATGTACCTGGTACACATATATTAACTGCCTTGAATATATCAAATATTATATGCCGTTAAGCGGTGACTGTTGGGCGGTAACTGGGGGTGCCGGAACTACTGGAGCCTCACAAACAGCATCGTATCTGGCAAGCATTCCAAAGAAATACGGTTATAAAGCACCACATGACTATAAGTTGTTCTGTGCTACAGGCACTCAAGATCAGGCATATCCCAATATGAAACCTCAGATTGAAGAATTGAAAAAAATAACAGATACTTTCATATATTCAAACGATCCAATAGAAGGAAACCTCTATTTTATGGTGGCTAACGGAGGTACACATTGGTGGGGTTATGTTAATCAGTATATTTATAACATTTTACCGGATTTGTTTAAAGATAATCAATCAAGCACACCAACCAATACACCAACCAGCACTCCAACCAACACACCAACTAATACACCAAACAATACACCTGTTAAAAACAGTCTTGACGTAAACAATGATGGTGCTATAAACATGGGAGATGTAATTATGTTAGCGATTGTATTTAATTCAATCCGTGGTGATTCCAAATATGTGGATACGCTGGACCTCAATAAAGACGGAGCTATAAATATGGCGGATGTAATTATGATTGCAGCTAAATTCAATACTGTAGCATAA